Proteins co-encoded in one Bacteroidales bacterium WCE2004 genomic window:
- a CDS encoding UDP-2,3-diacylglucosamine hydrolase has protein sequence MAERNLIYFVADVHLGLRLRDPAEREARFIDFLKGLPAESMRALYLLGDIWDFWYEYRDVVPRSSSRVVAQFIRLMDAGVEVWFCPGNHDIWTYSYFEELGMKRFEQPYHVTIDGKDFCLGHGDLLGGAPFGYTLMLKVFRCRPLQRLFSTLHPWLAYRIGLGWSNSSRRQHAHYEFPGEKAPIYQFALAESQKRHVDIFLFGHYHAHADMTLPSGARFCILKDWLGGGTPHAVFNGASFELHSPASPAE, from the coding sequence ATGGCGGAGCGCAACCTGATCTACTTCGTCGCCGACGTGCACCTCGGCCTGCGCCTGCGGGATCCCGCGGAGCGCGAGGCCCGTTTCATCGATTTCCTGAAGGGACTCCCGGCCGAATCCATGCGGGCGCTCTACCTGCTGGGCGACATCTGGGATTTCTGGTACGAATACCGCGACGTGGTCCCGCGCTCGAGCTCGCGCGTCGTCGCGCAGTTCATCCGCCTGATGGACGCGGGCGTGGAGGTCTGGTTCTGCCCCGGCAACCACGACATCTGGACGTATTCCTATTTCGAAGAGCTCGGCATGAAGCGCTTCGAGCAGCCGTACCACGTCACCATCGACGGCAAGGACTTCTGCCTCGGCCACGGCGACCTGCTCGGCGGCGCGCCGTTCGGCTACACCCTGATGCTCAAGGTTTTCCGCTGCCGACCGCTGCAGCGGCTCTTCAGCACGCTCCATCCCTGGCTGGCCTACCGCATCGGGCTGGGCTGGTCCAACTCCAGCCGCCGGCAGCACGCGCACTACGAGTTCCCGGGCGAGAAGGCGCCCATCTACCAGTTCGCGCTCGCGGAATCGCAGAAGCGGCACGTGGACATCTTCCTCTTCGGGCACTACCACGCGCACGCCGACATGACGCTCCCGTCGGGAGCGCGGTTCTGCATCCTGAAGGACTGGCTGGGCGGGGGCACCCCCCACGCCGTGTTCAACGGCGCTTCTTTTGAACTTCACTCTCCAGCGTCTCCCGCTGAATGA
- a CDS encoding large subunit ribosomal protein L24 — translation MKKLHIKKGDTVYVNAGNDKGKTGKVLSVDPKADRAVVEGINMVSKHTKPNSKQPQGGIIKQEAPIHISNLNLLDPKTNTPTRVGIRMDGDKKVRFAKKSGEEIK, via the coding sequence ATGAAGAAGTTACATATTAAGAAAGGTGACACCGTGTATGTAAATGCCGGTAACGACAAGGGAAAGACCGGCAAGGTCCTTTCCGTCGATCCGAAAGCCGATCGCGCAGTGGTCGAGGGCATCAATATGGTGAGCAAGCACACCAAGCCCAACTCCAAGCAGCCTCAGGGCGGCATCATCAAGCAGGAGGCTCCCATTCACATTTCCAATCTCAATCTTCTTGATCCCAAGACCAACACCCCGACCCGCGTGGGTATCCGGATGGACGGCGACAAGAAGGTCCGTTTTGCTAAAAAATCTGGGGAGGAGATCAAGTAA
- a CDS encoding LSU ribosomal protein L14P, whose amino-acid sequence MIQQETRLQVADNSGAKEVLCIRVLGGTHHRYATVGDTIVVAIKSAIPGADAKKGTVSRAVVVRTKKEIRRADGSYIRFDDNACVLLNNAGELRGTRIFGPVARELRENFMKIVSLAPEVL is encoded by the coding sequence ATGATACAGCAGGAAACACGTTTACAGGTGGCCGACAACAGCGGTGCAAAGGAAGTCCTCTGCATCCGCGTCCTTGGCGGTACCCACCATCGTTATGCGACCGTCGGCGACACCATCGTCGTCGCCATCAAGAGTGCTATTCCTGGCGCTGACGCCAAGAAGGGTACCGTTTCTCGCGCCGTCGTGGTTCGCACCAAGAAAGAGATCCGTCGCGCCGACGGTTCCTATATCCGTTTCGACGACAACGCCTGTGTTCTTCTGAACAATGCAGGCGAACTCCGCGGTACCCGTATTTTCGGTCCCGTGGCCCGCGAACTCCGCGAGAACTTCATGAAAATCGTTTCACTGGCACCGGAGGTCCTTTAA
- a CDS encoding SSU ribosomal protein S14P: MKAREVKRAKMVEKYAEKRKALKEAGDWAALDKLPKNSSSVRLHNRCSLTGRPKGFMRAFGISRIQFREMASNGLIPGVKKASW; encoded by the coding sequence ATGAAAGCCCGCGAGGTAAAACGCGCGAAAATGGTTGAGAAGTATGCCGAGAAGAGAAAGGCCCTCAAGGAGGCCGGCGACTGGGCTGCGCTCGACAAGCTCCCCAAGAACTCCTCTTCCGTCCGTCTGCACAACCGCTGCTCTCTGACCGGCCGTCCCAAGGGCTTTATGAGAGCTTTCGGCATCAGCCGTATCCAGTTCCGCGAGATGGCCAGCAACGGTCTCATCCCGGGTGTCAAGAAGGCAAGTTGGTAA
- a CDS encoding cell division transport system permease protein has product MARPEKKLMRKRIVNAYLSSVISISLVLLLTGIAALLVLNARSVSRYLKENMHVSVLLHDEVTDAQASSLSASLSSRPFVNTARVITREEGAEELKQTLGEDFLDVFESSPIPLSVDVTLNAAYVHPDSLSAVISALSESPLVDEVEARQTEVEALTTNLARISIVFGVVILLLLFISFVLINNTVRASVFARRFTIHTMKLVGATRAFIRAPFVRAAALQGLVSSILAVGMLWGVLEALRRSFPELASIVDMKQFLMVCGGVIVLGILLCVISTWLVVNRLVEASKDDLYY; this is encoded by the coding sequence ATGGCCCGACCGGAGAAAAAGTTGATGAGGAAGCGCATCGTCAATGCCTACCTTTCCAGCGTGATCAGCATCAGCCTGGTGTTGCTGCTGACCGGGATCGCCGCCCTGCTGGTCCTGAATGCACGAAGCGTGTCCAGGTATCTCAAGGAAAACATGCACGTCTCCGTACTCCTCCACGACGAAGTCACGGACGCGCAGGCCAGCTCCCTGAGCGCCAGCCTCTCCTCCCGCCCCTTTGTAAACACTGCGCGCGTGATCACGCGCGAGGAAGGCGCGGAGGAGCTCAAGCAGACGCTGGGAGAGGATTTCCTCGACGTGTTCGAGTCCTCGCCCATCCCCCTCTCCGTGGACGTCACCCTCAACGCCGCCTATGTGCACCCGGACAGCCTCTCGGCCGTGATCTCCGCCCTGTCGGAGTCGCCGCTGGTTGACGAAGTCGAGGCCCGGCAGACGGAGGTGGAGGCCCTCACCACCAACCTGGCGCGGATCTCCATCGTGTTCGGCGTCGTCATCCTCCTGCTGCTCTTCATCTCGTTCGTGCTGATCAACAACACGGTCCGCGCAAGCGTCTTCGCCCGCCGTTTCACCATCCACACGATGAAGCTGGTCGGCGCCACGCGCGCCTTCATCCGGGCCCCGTTCGTCCGGGCGGCCGCGCTGCAGGGCCTCGTGTCCTCGATCCTGGCCGTCGGCATGCTCTGGGGCGTGCTGGAGGCCCTGCGCCGCTCCTTCCCGGAGTTGGCCTCCATCGTGGACATGAAGCAGTTCCTGATGGTCTGCGGCGGCGTGATCGTGCTCGGCATCCTGCTCTGCGTGATCTCCACCTGGCTGGTGGTCAACCGCCTCGTCGAGGCGTCCAAAGATGATCTATACTATTGA
- a CDS encoding large subunit ribosomal protein L29 (manually curated), with translation MKAAEAREMSVADLRDRIQIEKNNLDTMKINHTISPLEDTSKISKTRRDIALMITILAEKEKQN, from the coding sequence ATGAAAGCAGCTGAAGCACGCGAAATGTCTGTAGCAGACCTGCGCGACCGCATCCAGATCGAGAAGAACAATCTCGACACCATGAAAATCAATCACACGATTTCTCCGCTGGAGGACACTTCCAAAATCAGTAAGACCAGAAGGGATATCGCCCTCATGATCACGATCCTTGCTGAGAAAGAAAAACAGAATTAA
- a CDS encoding LSU ribosomal protein L16P — protein sequence MLQPKRTKFRREQKNRMKGNAQRGNQLAFGSFGIKTLENCWLTAQQIEAARQAISRRMNREGQIWIRVFPVKPITKKPLDTRMGKGKGDPYAFVAPITPGRIIFEAEGVSLETAKEAMRLGANKLPIATKFVVRRDYVE from the coding sequence ATGTTACAACCTAAGAGAACAAAGTTTAGAAGGGAACAGAAGAACCGCATGAAGGGCAACGCCCAGCGTGGCAACCAGCTCGCTTTCGGCTCCTTCGGCATCAAGACCCTTGAGAATTGCTGGCTGACCGCCCAGCAGATCGAAGCTGCCCGTCAGGCAATTTCTCGCCGGATGAACCGCGAAGGCCAGATCTGGATCCGTGTCTTCCCTGTCAAGCCGATCACCAAGAAGCCGCTCGATACCCGTATGGGTAAGGGTAAGGGCGATCCGTATGCATTCGTCGCTCCGATCACCCCGGGCCGCATCATCTTCGAAGCCGAGGGCGTTTCCCTCGAGACCGCCAAGGAGGCCATGCGCCTCGGCGCCAACAAACTCCCGATCGCGACCAAGTTCGTCGTTCGCCGGGACTATGTCGAATAA
- a CDS encoding large subunit ribosomal protein L5, whose protein sequence is MAKKKETVEVVATPAGYIPALKKVYKEEIVEKLTKQFSYTTPMQVPRLLKITINEGVGDATQDKKIVEEAAEELSIITGQKAIITMSKKDVSNFKLRRGMPIGTKVTLRDVKMYEFLEKLIRVALPRIRDFNGVAENMDGQGNYTLGLKEQIIFPEIDIDKNPRIHGLEITFVTTARTDEECHALLAAFGLPFKKHNK, encoded by the coding sequence ATGGCTAAGAAAAAAGAAACCGTAGAGGTCGTCGCTACGCCCGCAGGTTACATCCCTGCCCTCAAGAAGGTCTACAAAGAGGAAATCGTGGAGAAGCTGACCAAGCAGTTCTCCTATACCACCCCGATGCAGGTTCCCCGTCTGCTCAAGATCACCATCAACGAAGGTGTGGGCGACGCCACCCAGGACAAGAAGATTGTCGAGGAGGCCGCCGAGGAACTCTCCATCATCACTGGCCAGAAGGCCATCATCACGATGTCCAAGAAGGACGTCTCCAACTTCAAGCTCCGCCGCGGCATGCCTATCGGTACGAAGGTCACCCTGCGCGACGTCAAGATGTATGAGTTCCTCGAGAAGCTCATCCGCGTCGCTCTCCCGCGTATCCGCGACTTCAACGGCGTCGCCGAGAACATGGACGGCCAGGGCAACTACACCCTCGGTCTCAAGGAGCAGATCATCTTCCCGGAGATCGACATCGACAAGAACCCGCGCATCCACGGCCTGGAGATCACTTTCGTGACCACCGCCCGCACGGACGAGGAGTGCCACGCGCTGCTCGCTGCATTCGGTCTGCCTTTCAAGAAACATAACAAATAA
- a CDS encoding Excinuclease ABC subunit C (manually curated): MDVREKIQLLPHSPGVYRYYDAAGNVIYVGKAKDLSKRVAQYFVDPDRLNVKTRLLVSKIADLQYSVVDSEADALLLENNLIKQYKPRYNILLKDSKTYPWICVTGDDFPKVFLTRRVVKNGSRYFGPYSSVMHARALLEFFRETYPLRSCNLKITSEAILRGKFRPCLDYHIGRCKGCCIGGVSREEYGSWIDEIVRQLSGGVNGIIRDYKARMTAAADALDFETAQEYKLRIDALQKHYAKSIITAAGDRDVDVFALEVDDAEAFGSFLRIRGGAIIQSLNLGFKMHIEEDRAAVLSEFIAEISSKFGALRGEVIVPFLPDVELEGVDFRIPVRGDKLALLELGAKNAREFRANSLKQREHTNPDEFRAAVLEELRQALGMKELPVHMECFDNSNIQGTNPVASCVVFRNAEPSKKDYRKFKIKTVLGANDFASMKEVVNRRYARMLEEAPDDLPQLVVIDGGKGQLDFAWQALCELGIQDRLTVVGLAKRLEEVIRVGDPYPLFLDRNSQALKVLQRIRDEAHRFGITFHRSLRSKAAIQSALREIPGVGARTEERLLMHFGSVARIAAAPEADLAALVGPALAKRIHEQLNHE, encoded by the coding sequence TTGGACGTTAGGGAGAAAATACAGCTTTTACCGCATTCCCCGGGTGTCTACCGCTATTACGACGCCGCGGGGAATGTGATCTATGTAGGCAAGGCCAAGGACCTGAGCAAGCGGGTGGCGCAGTATTTCGTGGACCCGGACCGGCTCAACGTCAAGACGCGCCTGCTGGTGTCGAAGATCGCGGACCTGCAGTATTCCGTGGTGGACTCCGAGGCGGACGCGCTGCTGCTGGAGAACAACCTCATCAAGCAGTACAAGCCGCGCTACAACATCCTGCTCAAGGATTCCAAGACCTATCCCTGGATCTGCGTGACGGGGGATGATTTCCCGAAGGTCTTCCTGACGCGGCGCGTCGTCAAGAACGGCTCCCGCTATTTCGGGCCCTACAGCTCCGTGATGCATGCCCGCGCGCTGCTGGAATTCTTCCGCGAGACCTATCCGCTGCGCTCCTGCAACCTCAAGATCACCTCCGAGGCCATCCTGCGCGGCAAGTTCCGCCCGTGCCTGGACTACCACATCGGGCGCTGCAAGGGCTGCTGCATCGGCGGCGTTTCCCGCGAGGAATACGGCTCCTGGATCGACGAGATCGTGCGCCAGCTCTCCGGCGGCGTCAACGGCATCATCCGCGACTACAAGGCCCGGATGACGGCCGCTGCCGACGCGCTGGACTTTGAGACGGCGCAGGAATACAAGCTGCGCATCGACGCCCTGCAGAAGCACTACGCCAAGAGCATCATCACGGCGGCGGGCGACCGCGACGTGGACGTGTTCGCGCTCGAGGTCGACGACGCCGAGGCCTTCGGCAGCTTCCTGCGCATCCGGGGCGGCGCCATCATCCAGTCGCTCAACCTCGGCTTCAAGATGCACATCGAGGAGGACCGCGCGGCCGTGCTGAGCGAGTTCATCGCGGAGATCTCCTCCAAGTTCGGCGCCCTGCGCGGCGAGGTCATCGTGCCCTTCCTGCCCGACGTGGAGCTGGAGGGTGTCGACTTCAGGATTCCGGTGCGCGGCGACAAGCTCGCGCTGCTGGAGCTGGGCGCCAAGAATGCGCGCGAGTTCCGCGCCAATTCCCTCAAGCAGCGGGAGCACACCAATCCCGACGAATTCCGCGCCGCGGTGCTTGAGGAGCTCCGCCAGGCGCTGGGCATGAAGGAGCTGCCCGTGCACATGGAGTGCTTCGACAACTCCAATATCCAGGGCACCAACCCGGTGGCCTCCTGCGTGGTTTTCCGCAACGCGGAGCCGTCCAAGAAGGACTACCGCAAGTTCAAGATCAAGACGGTGCTCGGCGCCAACGACTTCGCCTCGATGAAGGAAGTCGTCAACCGCCGCTACGCGCGCATGCTCGAGGAGGCGCCGGACGACCTGCCGCAGCTGGTCGTGATCGACGGCGGCAAGGGCCAGCTCGACTTCGCCTGGCAGGCGCTCTGCGAACTGGGCATCCAGGACCGCCTCACGGTGGTGGGCCTGGCCAAGCGGCTCGAGGAGGTGATCCGGGTCGGCGACCCGTATCCGCTGTTCCTCGACCGCAATTCGCAGGCCCTCAAGGTCCTGCAGCGCATCCGCGACGAGGCGCACCGCTTCGGCATCACCTTCCACCGCTCGCTGCGCAGCAAGGCGGCGATCCAGTCCGCGCTGCGCGAGATCCCGGGCGTGGGCGCCCGGACGGAGGAGCGCCTGCTGATGCATTTCGGGAGCGTCGCCCGCATCGCCGCGGCCCCCGAGGCGGACCTGGCCGCGCTGGTCGGCCCCGCCCTGGCGAAACGCATACATGAACAATTGAACCATGAATAG
- a CDS encoding nicotinamide mononucleotide transporter, with protein MNSKSDLFNKIFNAFILIGMAVVTIVVTGFKLSAAESGHALLIVAAVGSLCGVLANVLSANGRLLTFLFGLIDVTIYGVMCLTGAKYGNAALHLLYFLPMQVVGFVQWKKRGAGEGGQVRARRLDGRKWTLYGSIFFVGLVVAYFVLCALDKTEAAGVVRWLVLMDALSMMCNILGQYLLSTAYMEQWLFWIGVNIASVVMWVLTLRQTPDSSYALIYVVKYSFYLLNSLNGLRIWLALSRPDAAGGAQE; from the coding sequence ATGAATAGCAAATCCGATCTCTTCAACAAAATCTTCAACGCTTTCATCCTGATCGGGATGGCGGTGGTGACGATTGTCGTCACCGGATTCAAGCTGAGCGCCGCCGAAAGCGGCCACGCCCTGCTCATCGTCGCCGCCGTGGGCTCGCTCTGCGGCGTGCTCGCCAATGTCCTGTCGGCCAACGGCCGCCTGCTGACCTTCCTGTTCGGCCTGATCGACGTGACGATCTACGGCGTGATGTGCCTGACCGGCGCGAAATACGGCAATGCCGCGCTGCACCTGCTCTACTTCCTGCCGATGCAGGTGGTCGGCTTCGTGCAGTGGAAGAAACGGGGCGCCGGCGAGGGCGGCCAGGTGCGCGCCCGCCGGCTGGACGGCCGCAAGTGGACGCTCTACGGCTCCATCTTCTTCGTGGGCCTGGTCGTGGCTTATTTCGTGCTCTGCGCCCTGGACAAGACGGAGGCCGCCGGCGTGGTCCGCTGGCTGGTGCTGATGGACGCGCTGTCGATGATGTGCAACATCCTGGGGCAGTATCTCCTCTCGACGGCCTACATGGAGCAGTGGCTCTTCTGGATCGGCGTCAACATCGCTTCGGTGGTGATGTGGGTCCTGACTTTGCGGCAGACGCCGGACTCCTCCTACGCACTTATTTATGTCGTGAAATACAGCTTCTATCTGCTGAATTCCCTCAACGGACTGCGGATCTGGCTTGCCCTGAGCCGCCCGGATGCCGCTGGAGGCGCTCAGGAGTAA
- a CDS encoding undecaprenyl-diphosphatase — MEWFEAMLLGLVQGLTEFLPVSSSGHLAIGKALLGVEPSGDLIFEVTVHAATVLATIVVFRKEIWKLLCGLFKWKYNDETDYIAKLCVSMIPVFVVGMFFKDKVEGAFSSMLVVGVSLLVTAILLTLSDWLSGRASAAVKPGRNGITFWQAFTVGIGQAFAVLPGLSRSGTTISTGLLCGVKREHMAQFSFLMVLVPILGETFLDLVGGEMASSTVGTLPLLLGFVTAFISGLFACKVMIALVRKAQLKWFGLYCALVGLAVLIWLA, encoded by the coding sequence ATGGAGTGGTTTGAAGCGATGCTCCTGGGTCTGGTCCAGGGGCTGACGGAATTTCTGCCGGTCAGCAGCAGCGGCCACCTGGCCATCGGCAAGGCGCTGCTCGGCGTGGAGCCTTCGGGCGACCTCATCTTCGAGGTGACGGTCCACGCGGCGACCGTGCTGGCGACGATCGTCGTCTTCCGCAAGGAGATCTGGAAGCTGCTGTGCGGCCTGTTCAAATGGAAATACAACGACGAGACCGACTACATCGCCAAGCTCTGCGTGTCGATGATTCCGGTGTTCGTGGTGGGCATGTTCTTCAAGGACAAGGTGGAAGGCGCCTTCAGCTCGATGCTGGTGGTGGGCGTCTCGCTCCTCGTCACCGCCATCCTGCTCACGCTCTCCGACTGGCTGTCCGGCCGCGCCTCCGCCGCCGTGAAGCCCGGCCGCAACGGCATCACCTTCTGGCAGGCCTTCACGGTCGGTATCGGCCAGGCCTTCGCCGTCCTGCCCGGCCTGTCCCGCTCCGGCACGACCATCTCGACCGGCCTGCTGTGCGGCGTGAAGCGCGAGCACATGGCCCAATTCTCCTTCCTGATGGTCCTGGTGCCCATCCTGGGCGAGACCTTCCTCGACCTGGTGGGCGGCGAAATGGCCAGCTCGACGGTCGGGACGCTCCCCCTGCTCCTCGGTTTCGTGACCGCTTTCATCTCCGGCCTCTTCGCCTGCAAGGTGATGATCGCCCTGGTGCGCAAGGCCCAGCTCAAGTGGTTCGGCCTCTACTGCGCGCTGGTCGGCCTGGCCGTCCTGATCTGGCTGGCATAA
- a CDS encoding starch synthase, giving the protein MSDIKQRILFVNSEIYPYLPESDIANVGRYLPQGIQERRREIRSFMPRFGCINERKNQLHEVIRLSGMNIIIADIDRPLIIKVASISSARIQVYFIDNEDYFRRKQPFCDASGKPFEDNDERAIFFARGVLETVKKLRWAPDVIHCQGWISHLLPAYLKKAYRDDPIFSSSKVVLSLYDDTPATPFHPAFAQKARFGGLTQEDLAVLEDPTGINLAKLAVQYADGVILGAEKVEPEIVAHCKALGLPILPFDRKALEDGSYMDAYCGFYDEL; this is encoded by the coding sequence ATGAGCGATATTAAGCAAAGAATCCTTTTCGTCAACTCCGAGATCTACCCGTATCTCCCGGAGTCGGATATCGCCAATGTCGGCCGTTATCTGCCGCAAGGCATCCAGGAGCGCAGACGGGAAATCCGTTCTTTCATGCCCCGGTTCGGCTGCATCAATGAGAGGAAGAACCAGCTCCACGAGGTGATCCGCCTGTCCGGCATGAACATCATCATCGCGGATATCGACCGTCCCCTGATCATCAAGGTCGCTTCCATCTCCTCTGCGCGCATCCAGGTCTATTTCATTGACAACGAGGACTACTTCCGCCGCAAGCAGCCTTTCTGCGACGCGTCCGGCAAGCCGTTCGAGGACAACGACGAACGTGCGATCTTCTTCGCCCGCGGCGTCCTCGAGACGGTCAAGAAGCTCCGTTGGGCCCCTGACGTGATCCACTGCCAGGGCTGGATTTCGCACCTGCTGCCCGCATACCTGAAGAAGGCCTATCGCGACGATCCCATTTTCTCCTCCAGCAAGGTGGTCCTCTCCCTCTATGACGACACGCCCGCGACACCGTTCCATCCCGCCTTCGCGCAGAAGGCCCGTTTCGGCGGTCTGACGCAGGAAGACCTCGCCGTGCTCGAGGACCCCACTGGCATAAATCTTGCTAAATTGGCCGTCCAGTACGCCGATGGCGTCATTCTCGGTGCGGAGAAGGTCGAGCCGGAGATTGTGGCACACTGCAAGGCGCTCGGGCTCCCCATCCTTCCCTTCGACCGCAAGGCCCTGGAGGATGGCAGCTACATGGATGCGTACTGCGGTTTTTACGATGAACTTTAA
- a CDS encoding small subunit ribosomal protein S8, with protein MTDPIADYLTRIRNAYMAGKKVVEVPSSKMKVAITQILCEKGYILSYKVVEGTPYNTIKIALKYHPQTKMAAIKQIERVSSPGLRKYTGVDDMPRVLNGLGIAILSTPKGVITDKEAKELGVGGEVICYVY; from the coding sequence ATGACTGATCCGATCGCAGATTATCTCACCAGGATCCGCAACGCCTATATGGCAGGTAAGAAGGTCGTGGAAGTTCCTTCCTCCAAGATGAAGGTCGCCATCACCCAGATCCTGTGCGAGAAGGGCTATATCCTCAGCTACAAGGTAGTCGAGGGCACCCCTTACAATACCATCAAAATCGCTCTGAAGTACCACCCGCAGACCAAGATGGCCGCCATCAAGCAGATTGAGCGCGTGTCCTCCCCGGGTCTCCGCAAGTACACCGGCGTCGACGACATGCCCCGCGTCCTGAACGGCCTCGGCATCGCCATCCTCTCCACCCCGAAGGGCGTCATCACCGACAAGGAAGCCAAGGAGCTCGGCGTCGGCGGTGAGGTTATTTGCTACGTTTATTAA
- a CDS encoding acyl carrier protein, with the protein MEYAEIVEKVKAIIVDKLGVEPSEVTETANFTNDLGADSLDTVELLMEFEKVFGIKIPDEETSTIATVKDACDKVAEKLA; encoded by the coding sequence ATGGAATACGCAGAAATCGTAGAAAAAGTGAAAGCGATCATCGTCGACAAGCTCGGCGTGGAGCCTTCCGAGGTGACCGAGACCGCCAATTTCACCAATGACCTGGGTGCTGACTCCCTCGACACTGTGGAGCTTCTGATGGAGTTCGAGAAGGTGTTCGGCATCAAGATCCCCGACGAGGAGACCAGCACGATCGCCACTGTCAAGGACGCTTGCGACAAGGTTGCTGAGAAGCTCGCCTAA
- a CDS encoding Thiol-disulfide isomerase or thioredoxin codes for MKRIILMTAAALVVLAGCKNQKSNEEILADFQAGIEAVMNEYREAAEKVDADEALTDEQKDAKFEALEETAIGKLVASGRKVLAKNPANVEVAPKVIANIYSYMKDDELDAVLAPLSDEVKATEVVSYILGNLETKKATAVGKKFVDFTVDHVAGVDKSGAPVYEKKSLSDFVGKGKVMLVDFWSPWCPPCKAELPNIKAVWEKYHGDDFDVLSVAVWEESRKMDWRNTIDTAAVYGVSWLQLNNGHKEPADLYGIDGIPHMILFDKDGTILKRGDDLRGEKTGKAVAEALGR; via the coding sequence ATGAAGAGAATTATCCTGATGACAGCGGCGGCGCTGGTTGTGCTGGCCGGCTGCAAGAACCAGAAGAGCAACGAAGAGATCCTGGCCGATTTCCAGGCCGGCATCGAGGCCGTGATGAACGAATACCGCGAGGCCGCGGAGAAGGTCGACGCCGACGAGGCCCTGACCGACGAGCAGAAGGACGCGAAGTTCGAGGCGCTCGAGGAGACCGCCATCGGCAAGCTGGTGGCCTCCGGCCGCAAGGTGCTCGCCAAGAACCCCGCCAATGTCGAGGTGGCTCCGAAGGTGATCGCCAACATCTATTCCTATATGAAGGACGACGAGCTGGACGCCGTGCTCGCTCCGCTCAGCGATGAGGTCAAGGCCACCGAGGTCGTCTCCTACATCCTCGGCAACCTCGAGACCAAGAAGGCCACGGCCGTCGGCAAGAAGTTCGTGGACTTCACGGTGGACCACGTCGCCGGCGTCGACAAGAGCGGCGCTCCGGTCTACGAGAAGAAGAGCCTCTCCGACTTCGTCGGCAAGGGCAAGGTGATGCTGGTGGACTTCTGGTCCCCCTGGTGCCCGCCCTGCAAGGCCGAGCTCCCCAACATCAAGGCCGTCTGGGAGAAGTACCACGGCGACGACTTCGACGTGCTGAGCGTCGCGGTCTGGGAGGAGAGCCGCAAGATGGACTGGCGCAACACCATCGACACCGCCGCTGTCTACGGCGTGAGCTGGCTGCAGCTCAACAACGGCCACAAGGAGCCCGCCGACCTCTACGGCATCGACGGCATTCCGCATATGATCCTGTTCGACAAGGACGGTACCATCCTCAAGCGCGGTGACGACCTGCGCGGCGAGAAGACGGGCAAGGCCGTCGCCGAAGCCCTTGGACGTTAG
- a CDS encoding SSU ribosomal protein S17P — protein sequence MERNLRKERIGVVVSNKMDKTIIVAVEIKEKHPLYGKFVKKTTKFVAQDDKNECGEGDTVRIMETRPLSKTKNWRLVEIVEKAK from the coding sequence ATGGAAAGAAATCTTCGTAAGGAAAGAATCGGAGTGGTGGTCAGCAACAAGATGGACAAAACCATCATCGTTGCCGTTGAGATCAAAGAGAAACATCCCTTGTACGGCAAGTTCGTCAAGAAGACCACCAAGTTCGTTGCCCAGGACGACAAGAATGAGTGCGGTGAGGGTGATACCGTCCGCATCATGGAGACCCGCCCGCTGAGCAAGACCAAGAACTGGAGATTAGTTGAAATCGTTGAAAAAGCAAAATAG